AGAAGCATTGATCGGCACGATTCTTTCTAATATCGAGTCAAAATGTTCTAATATCTTCCCGGCTTCTTCTAATAAGCCCCTCCGATTTTCTAATAAAACCTCAAACATTAATATAGTAAACTATAATCAGATTATGTAAACTAAATCCCCTTCATCAAAAAAAGAAGTGACTGAACCGAATCAGACACTCCTCCATTATACTGATTTCTTTTGCCTTTGCATTCTCATAATCGAAAGTGACATAAAAGCGAATAATATGACGATAATCCACTTCGTAACATAATGCGTACCGGTCACATCATACACAATTCCGATAATAAGTGGAACAATCGCACTCATCATAAAACCGCCAGACAATACCATGGAGCTCCATTCATTTGCTTCGGCTTTATTTTTTGCTTCATCCAAAGGAAGCATTAACCCGATCGGGAATAATCCGCTAAGTACAAAACCGAAAACTACCGCGCTCACCCAAATTGCCCAAACTTCATTGATAAAAAATACAGCCGAACCGAATAGCCCCACCATAATTAAACTATGCAGCCATATGATTCGGTTGGGATAACGATTAATGAAAGATGGAATCAGTAAATTCCCTGCCAGCTGTACGATGGTTATCAATGTTAAGACAGAACCAGCCGTTAACAAGGCCATCTCCTGTTCCAGCGCTACGGAAGTGAGCCATGTCGTCAAACTGAAAAACAGTGACGTTTGGAAACCGAAAAATAAAAGAATCGACCAGGCTACTTTATTTTTCCATGGATTTCGCCTCTCCACGGTCTGAGAACTAATACTAGATGTA
This genomic window from Solibacillus sp. FSL R5-0449 contains:
- a CDS encoding MFS transporter; the protein is MKQLSKGKSVFIIFSIILVSINLRPAITSVGPILSTIREALQVSSTHMSLLTSIPVFCMGLFAPLAVPIQKKYGYRWSVTILIALIGLATAARIVFSNYGALIVTSFLAGFAIAIISPIINAYIKEMFPTKMEPVIGVYSFAMGFGATLSAGFTAIIYKTFDGNWSLALGIWGVLAIIAMISWFTVVKDSGVTSSISSQTVERRNPWKNKVAWSILLFFGFQTSLFFSLTTWLTSVALEQEMALLTAGSVLTLITIVQLAGNLLIPSFINRYPNRIIWLHSLIMVGLFGSAVFFINEVWAIWVSAVVFGFVLSGLFPIGLMLPLDEAKNKAEANEWSSMVLSGGFMMSAIVPLIIGIVYDVTGTHYVTKWIIVILFAFMSLSIMRMQRQKKSV